A single region of the Marinobacter nanhaiticus D15-8W genome encodes:
- a CDS encoding YhdP family protein: MGASRSQEDQKSLALRGLERIANLIWGVVLVLLILVALYVVIGRQLVGSAGDYRQELEDLLSQRLGQPVSIGQIEGQWQELDPVVRLSDIKVLTRAEAISGDQTVADAKAGAPGEEVFAPDGQDGTAARIDSLRIRLDSFTSLLRLRLVFSEFVASGLDLTLEQLPSGAITVQGIPLAHSSLLNPDDAEPRFRGGPRAWIDKLGNILSDPSVQLNQLRLSLKTPDDDLRTFFIPQVDLHYEQGVFSASGRAMQPGSVTQLARFYLKGEHFFRGDFDGRLYLDIDSGRVFDALLARYDWQDRAIVGVEADARAWLHFAGGDLQRVNAQLSIPHLQFRAQGESQAPIEAVQAHVGWQHLDGGGWRADVQDLEWQWADEKADPIDIQVIRNGEWDVRADRLPVGLVRQMMLAMAPLDDRIRRALEGYQPGGHLRNVVIATPGDNTFSLAAELAGVSVAAHDGAPGLEGLTGSISMTESAGRVHVDAAPVTLGFPELFAGFWKLDNVKAQVNWLLDGGRKRVWSDRIDMQYQGKTRLEGAFELVLNNPGEDTLSLRVGSWNATAPMLADFIPVKEVDREFYDWITTAVEQADVPEGWFYGHGQINKGAPPGSFTSSMRYRFENARIRYDEAWPAVTEAAGTVEVQNAQARITIDSAVTEGLQLEPSTVTVDGDAKPAQVSIQTAAPFSGPDVGHWLAMSPLGEFAGDAASELQLEGDFHLDLGIDLALEDEIRTAVDVAVEAVGARVAYGDTMAVWQEVTGTVNYSSTDGFSGKPLTARFLDAPVELALSRPESGAPLRVTQTGRLAIADLARQFEQSPPPGISGRAGYSARLDLSANGASSLVISSSLANVAVEWPEPLAKPLGTAAPMQLVVSWGDDDGMLLSGHWSDRLAYRLRWSQGQFQRGRIELGAATTSLSGVPGLEVIGVIPHLDLAEWRRLLEQQGIGGKKEGSRPVPETPAWLNRIAINIGVADVAGQQFNDTMVIATPRTAGWRIALDGEDIAGEITLPTEAQPVKVDFKHVVLVSEDDDSSATAPSATTFKERGIADWPDVDVNIEDLRLNGRNYGAWSFLLRPSTSSLNIQQLKGEVGSLVFDGSVVWSMLDGIEETQINGNLTGGNLADISPWISGAVPLRSEKTAIAVDLGWAGAPTNGSLRTVEGTLGFRLDDGVILESNNTAQIFRVFGILNSDTLLRRLQLDFSDLYEAGVAFDAISGTARLGSGILSWDPELQIVGPSGAFKLTGFTNLVEETLDMRLVVVLPLTQNLPLAAILMGAAPPIGGALFVLDKVLGDPLSRLTSATYSVEGTWDEPDVDLRNVFDTGD; this comes from the coding sequence ATGGGAGCGTCACGCAGTCAGGAAGACCAAAAATCGTTGGCTCTGCGCGGGTTGGAGCGTATCGCCAACCTGATTTGGGGCGTGGTCCTCGTCCTGCTTATCCTTGTGGCCCTGTACGTGGTTATCGGCCGACAGTTGGTCGGCTCGGCCGGGGACTATCGCCAGGAACTCGAAGACCTGCTCTCTCAGCGTCTCGGCCAACCTGTCAGTATCGGTCAGATTGAGGGGCAGTGGCAGGAACTGGACCCGGTTGTCCGCCTGTCCGACATCAAAGTGTTGACCCGTGCCGAAGCGATATCCGGCGACCAGACAGTAGCCGATGCCAAAGCGGGGGCGCCCGGCGAAGAGGTTTTCGCGCCCGACGGCCAGGATGGCACGGCGGCCAGAATCGACAGCTTGCGTATCCGGCTCGACTCGTTTACCTCACTGTTGCGTCTCCGACTGGTGTTCAGCGAGTTTGTCGCCAGCGGACTGGATCTCACGCTGGAGCAGCTGCCGTCCGGTGCTATTACCGTACAGGGCATTCCATTAGCTCATTCCTCGTTGCTTAATCCCGATGATGCAGAGCCTCGATTCAGGGGCGGGCCCAGGGCCTGGATCGACAAGCTGGGCAATATCCTTTCCGATCCCTCCGTCCAGCTCAACCAATTGCGTCTGAGTCTCAAGACACCAGATGACGACTTGCGGACATTCTTTATCCCCCAAGTGGATCTGCACTACGAACAAGGCGTGTTCAGCGCTTCAGGTCGGGCGATGCAGCCGGGTTCGGTTACCCAGTTGGCACGCTTCTACCTCAAGGGCGAGCACTTCTTCCGTGGCGATTTCGATGGCAGGCTCTACCTGGATATCGATTCAGGTCGCGTTTTTGATGCGCTACTGGCTCGTTACGACTGGCAGGATAGGGCCATTGTCGGCGTGGAGGCCGATGCCCGGGCCTGGCTGCATTTCGCTGGCGGTGACTTGCAGAGGGTCAACGCTCAGTTGTCGATTCCTCACCTACAATTCCGTGCCCAAGGCGAAAGCCAGGCGCCGATCGAGGCCGTACAGGCTCACGTTGGCTGGCAGCACCTCGACGGAGGCGGCTGGCGAGCAGATGTGCAAGACCTGGAATGGCAGTGGGCTGATGAAAAAGCAGATCCGATCGACATCCAGGTCATCCGAAACGGCGAATGGGATGTTCGGGCTGACCGTCTGCCGGTTGGCCTGGTCAGGCAGATGATGCTGGCGATGGCGCCGCTGGATGACCGCATTCGACGGGCCCTTGAGGGGTATCAACCCGGTGGCCATCTGCGCAACGTCGTGATCGCTACGCCGGGTGATAATACCTTTTCGCTGGCAGCCGAACTCGCAGGCGTCTCGGTCGCGGCCCACGATGGTGCGCCAGGCCTCGAGGGGCTTACCGGAAGCATCAGCATGACTGAATCAGCAGGTCGGGTTCATGTGGATGCAGCGCCGGTGACCCTGGGTTTTCCCGAGTTGTTCGCGGGTTTCTGGAAGTTGGACAATGTGAAGGCCCAGGTTAACTGGTTGCTCGACGGTGGCCGTAAGCGGGTCTGGTCCGATCGCATTGACATGCAATACCAGGGCAAGACCCGACTGGAGGGCGCCTTTGAACTGGTGCTTAACAATCCGGGTGAAGATACCCTGTCTTTGCGGGTAGGCAGTTGGAACGCAACGGCGCCTATGCTGGCTGACTTTATCCCGGTTAAGGAAGTGGACCGGGAATTCTATGACTGGATAACCACAGCGGTAGAGCAGGCCGACGTACCCGAGGGCTGGTTTTATGGCCATGGGCAGATCAATAAAGGCGCGCCGCCGGGCAGCTTTACCTCCAGCATGCGTTACCGTTTCGAAAACGCCCGGATCCGCTACGACGAAGCCTGGCCGGCGGTGACCGAGGCCGCCGGTACTGTCGAAGTCCAGAATGCCCAGGCTCGTATTACGATAGATTCGGCTGTGACCGAAGGCCTTCAACTGGAACCCTCCACCGTGACCGTAGATGGAGATGCGAAGCCGGCTCAAGTATCCATCCAGACGGCAGCACCGTTTTCCGGCCCCGATGTGGGTCATTGGTTGGCAATGTCGCCTCTGGGCGAGTTTGCTGGCGATGCGGCCTCCGAACTGCAGCTGGAAGGTGATTTCCACCTCGACCTGGGGATCGATCTTGCGCTAGAGGACGAAATTCGGACCGCAGTGGACGTAGCTGTCGAAGCGGTCGGTGCCCGGGTTGCCTATGGGGACACCATGGCTGTCTGGCAGGAGGTTACCGGTACGGTGAACTACAGCAGCACTGACGGATTTTCCGGTAAACCGCTGACCGCCCGTTTTCTGGACGCGCCGGTAGAGCTCGCCCTGTCCCGACCCGAATCGGGCGCACCGTTGCGCGTCACCCAGACTGGCCGACTGGCGATTGCCGATCTCGCCAGGCAATTCGAGCAGTCCCCTCCGCCCGGCATCAGCGGGCGCGCTGGCTACTCTGCTCGTCTGGATCTTTCTGCAAACGGCGCGTCGTCACTGGTAATTTCCTCTTCTCTCGCCAATGTTGCTGTCGAATGGCCAGAGCCGCTGGCTAAGCCTCTTGGCACTGCAGCCCCGATGCAGTTGGTTGTTAGCTGGGGCGACGATGACGGCATGCTGTTGTCCGGCCATTGGAGCGATCGACTGGCCTACCGCCTGAGGTGGTCGCAGGGTCAGTTCCAGCGCGGTCGTATTGAACTAGGAGCGGCGACAACTTCGCTCTCCGGTGTGCCTGGCTTGGAGGTTATCGGCGTCATACCGCACCTGGACCTGGCGGAATGGCGCCGGCTCCTTGAGCAGCAGGGTATCGGCGGGAAGAAGGAGGGCAGCCGCCCGGTTCCCGAAACGCCCGCCTGGCTCAATCGAATCGCGATCAACATAGGTGTCGCCGACGTTGCGGGCCAGCAGTTTAACGACACGATGGTTATCGCAACGCCCCGTACCGCCGGTTGGCGAATCGCTCTGGACGGTGAGGATATTGCCGGGGAGATTACCCTGCCTACTGAAGCGCAGCCCGTTAAGGTGGATTTCAAGCATGTCGTGCTGGTCAGCGAAGACGATGATTCGTCTGCAACAGCGCCCTCCGCCACGACGTTCAAGGAAAGGGGGATAGCGGATTGGCCGGACGTGGACGTCAATATCGAGGATCTGCGCCTGAACGGACGGAATTACGGAGCTTGGTCGTTCCTGTTGCGGCCTTCGACCAGTTCTCTGAATATCCAGCAACTGAAAGGCGAGGTAGGCAGCCTGGTGTTCGATGGAAGTGTGGTCTGGTCCATGCTCGACGGCATCGAAGAAACGCAGATTAACGGCAACCTCACGGGGGGTAACCTGGCCGACATCAGCCCCTGGATTAGCGGCGCGGTACCGCTACGTAGCGAAAAGACCGCAATCGCGGTGGATCTTGGGTGGGCAGGCGCCCCCACTAACGGTTCGCTCAGGACGGTGGAGGGCACGCTGGGGTTTCGTCTCGATGATGGCGTGATTCTCGAGAGCAATAATACCGCACAGATTTTTCGCGTGTTCGGCATTCTCAATTCCGATACGTTGCTGCGACGCCTGCAACTGGATTTCTCCGATCTTTACGAGGCGGGTGTCGCCTTCGATGCGATTTCCGGAACCGCACGCCTGGGTTCAGGCATTTTGAGCTGGGACCCGGAACTGCAGATCGTCGGACCATCCGGTGCCTTCAAGCTGACCGGCTTTACCAATCTCGTGGAAGAGACGCTGGATATGCGTCTGGTTGTCGTCCTTCCTCTCACCCAAAACCTGCCGCTGGCTGCAATCCTGATGGGGGCCGCGCCGCCGATCGGTGGTGCGCTGTTTGTGCTGGACAAGGTTTTGGGCGATCCTTTAAGCAGGCTGACCAGTGCCACATATTCGGTTGAAGGGACCTGGGATGAGCCGGATGTCGATCTGCGCAACGTGTTCGATACCGGCGATTGA
- a CDS encoding carbon-nitrogen hydrolase family protein: MTNRSVAVLQMVSGHDLDQNLADARELLEAASEKGAVAAVLPENFAVLSTRQMLERGLDERAPDGPIRSFLAEQARRLGLWIVGGSVPIAARPDGTALTERVRASCLVFNDKGDQVARYDKIHLFDAQVEDAQGRYRESDTFEPGEDVVTVDTPFGRLGLAICYDLRFPELFRMLREEGAEWITLPSAFTYQTGAAHWHPLVRARAIENQVWMVAAGQGGEHDSKRRTYGHSMIVDPWGSMTVEVSEGMTLALAELDQQRLAMTRERMPVWSHRRLEPHR, from the coding sequence ATGACGAACCGTAGTGTAGCCGTGTTGCAAATGGTCAGCGGCCATGACCTCGATCAGAACCTGGCCGATGCCCGTGAATTGCTGGAAGCCGCGAGCGAAAAAGGCGCCGTGGCGGCCGTGCTTCCCGAAAATTTCGCCGTGCTCAGCACACGTCAGATGCTAGAGCGCGGCCTGGACGAGCGTGCGCCCGATGGTCCGATCCGGTCGTTCCTGGCCGAACAGGCACGGCGCCTGGGATTGTGGATCGTTGGTGGTTCCGTGCCCATCGCCGCTCGCCCTGATGGTACGGCATTGACCGAGCGGGTCCGGGCCAGTTGCCTGGTCTTCAACGATAAGGGCGATCAGGTTGCCCGCTATGACAAGATCCACCTGTTCGACGCCCAAGTCGAGGATGCGCAGGGGCGTTACCGGGAATCTGATACCTTCGAACCTGGCGAGGACGTAGTTACCGTCGATACGCCGTTCGGACGTCTGGGACTGGCAATCTGCTATGACCTGCGTTTCCCGGAGCTGTTTCGAATGTTGCGCGAGGAGGGGGCTGAATGGATTACCCTGCCGAGCGCCTTTACCTACCAGACTGGCGCCGCACACTGGCATCCGTTGGTGCGGGCCAGGGCAATCGAGAACCAGGTATGGATGGTAGCAGCAGGGCAGGGCGGCGAGCATGACTCCAAGCGTCGCACCTACGGCCACTCGATGATTGTCGACCCCTGGGGCAGCATGACCGTCGAGGTGAGTGAGGGCATGACCCTGGCCCTGGCCGAACTGGATCAGCAGCGCCTGGCCATGACCCGTGAGCGAATGCCGGTATGGTCACACCGTCGATTGGAGCCGCATCGCTGA
- the yjgA gene encoding ribosome biogenesis factor YjgA: MTTDQEDDFHDEDYKSKSQLKREMHALQDIGKQLIELRPDQVTPLPMSDKLRAAIEESRRITQREARRRHLQYIGKVMRQEDQLDELIRAIEGYDAGSAEHTRRQHLAERWRDRLVDEGDAVVGEFIDYCPYADIQHLRNLARNARRDAQKEKNTGQAKKLFRYLRECIDEQESPG, from the coding sequence ATGACGACCGACCAGGAAGACGATTTCCACGACGAGGATTACAAAAGCAAATCCCAACTCAAACGGGAAATGCATGCGTTGCAGGATATCGGCAAACAGCTGATCGAACTGCGACCTGATCAGGTCACGCCCCTGCCCATGAGCGACAAGCTGAGGGCAGCCATTGAGGAATCACGCCGGATCACCCAGCGCGAGGCTCGCCGTCGCCACCTGCAATACATCGGCAAGGTCATGCGACAGGAAGATCAACTGGACGAGCTGATCCGTGCTATCGAGGGCTACGATGCCGGCAGTGCCGAACACACCCGTCGCCAGCACCTGGCTGAGCGCTGGCGCGACCGACTGGTGGACGAGGGAGACGCGGTTGTCGGAGAGTTTATCGACTACTGTCCGTATGCGGACATCCAGCACCTGCGCAACCTGGCCCGCAACGCCCGGCGGGATGCCCAGAAGGAAAAAAATACAGGGCAGGCAAAAAAACTATTCCGCTACCTGCGCGAGTGTATCGACGAGCAGGAAAGCCCGGGCTGA
- the mgtE gene encoding magnesium transporter codes for MSDALENSQARQRLRTLGEALDSGALQQVARILNGGLSPSDIAHLLESSPPRQRALLWNLVDKSLEGEVLQYLSDDIRSYFLSKLNAQELATIIEDFESDDLADLLQQLPDTVIQEVLDTMDDQDRQRVEEVLSYPEDTAGGLMNTDTITVRPDLSIDVVLRYLRRHRSLPPMTDSLIVVNRRDEYIGVMPITKMLVSSPSATVREVMDTDIEPIPVTMSDTQVATLFERYDLISAPVVSEKGKLLGRITIDDVVDVIREDADHSLMSMAGLDEDEDTFAPVMKTTKRRAIWLGINLITAFIASSVIGLFEGTISKVVALAVLMPIVASMGGIAGSQTLTLVIRGMAVGQISGANVAWLLNREFLAGALNGVLWALVVSVAATVWFGDPMIGLIIAAALVINLIAAALVGTLLPLFLKARNIDPALAGGVILTTVTDVVGFLAFLGLATLIYG; via the coding sequence ATGTCCGATGCACTCGAAAACAGCCAGGCCCGGCAGCGCCTCCGTACGCTTGGAGAAGCGCTGGATAGCGGCGCCCTGCAGCAGGTCGCCAGGATTCTCAATGGCGGCCTGAGTCCGAGTGATATCGCCCATCTTTTAGAATCGTCTCCGCCACGCCAGCGCGCCCTGCTGTGGAACCTGGTGGACAAGAGTCTGGAGGGGGAAGTCCTCCAGTACCTGAGCGACGATATCCGAAGCTACTTCCTGAGCAAGCTGAACGCCCAGGAACTGGCTACCATCATCGAGGACTTCGAATCGGATGACCTGGCCGACCTGCTGCAGCAGCTGCCGGACACCGTCATCCAGGAAGTCCTCGACACCATGGACGATCAGGACCGACAGCGGGTAGAGGAAGTACTCTCTTACCCGGAAGACACCGCCGGCGGCCTGATGAACACCGACACCATCACGGTACGTCCGGACCTCAGCATCGACGTTGTCCTGCGTTACCTACGCCGTCATCGGTCGCTACCGCCGATGACCGACAGTCTGATCGTGGTCAACCGCCGCGATGAATACATCGGTGTCATGCCCATCACCAAGATGCTGGTATCCAGTCCCAGTGCAACGGTACGGGAGGTGATGGATACCGATATCGAGCCCATTCCCGTTACCATGTCAGATACCCAGGTTGCCACGCTGTTCGAACGCTACGATCTGATTTCCGCTCCGGTGGTGAGCGAGAAAGGCAAACTACTGGGGCGTATTACAATCGATGACGTGGTCGACGTTATCCGCGAAGACGCCGACCACTCGCTGATGAGTATGGCGGGTCTGGACGAAGACGAAGATACCTTCGCGCCGGTTATGAAAACCACCAAGCGCCGCGCCATCTGGCTGGGCATCAACCTGATTACCGCATTCATCGCCTCATCAGTGATTGGCCTGTTCGAAGGCACCATTTCCAAGGTGGTCGCGCTGGCGGTACTGATGCCTATCGTCGCCAGCATGGGTGGTATCGCCGGCAGCCAGACCCTGACCCTGGTGATCCGGGGCATGGCGGTGGGACAAATCAGTGGTGCCAATGTGGCCTGGTTGCTGAACCGGGAGTTTCTGGCCGGAGCACTTAACGGCGTCCTCTGGGCCCTGGTGGTCTCTGTTGCCGCTACAGTCTGGTTCGGAGATCCGATGATCGGCCTCATCATCGCGGCAGCTCTGGTCATCAATCTGATTGCTGCGGCCCTGGTAGGCACCCTGTTGCCCCTTTTCCTGAAAGCCCGCAATATCGACCCAGCGCTCGCCGGAGGCGTTATTCTGACCACGGTTACCGATGTGGTAGGCTTCCTCGCTTTCCTTGGCCTGGCTACATTGATATACGGCTAG
- a CDS encoding HPr family phosphocarrier protein produces the protein MIREPITIINKLGLHARAAAKLVSTASEFESRVLVAKEGREVDGKSIMSVMMLAASCGTQIELVIDGSDENQARDALVNLINDYFGEGG, from the coding sequence ATGATCCGTGAGCCCATCACTATCATCAACAAACTCGGCCTCCACGCCAGGGCAGCGGCCAAGCTGGTCAGCACCGCATCGGAATTCGAAAGTCGCGTACTGGTTGCGAAAGAAGGCCGCGAAGTGGATGGCAAGAGCATCATGTCCGTCATGATGCTGGCCGCAAGTTGCGGAACCCAGATCGAACTGGTAATTGATGGGTCGGATGAGAACCAGGCCAGGGATGCGCTCGTAAACCTGATCAACGACTATTTTGGCGAAGGCGGGTGA
- the rapZ gene encoding RNase adapter RapZ, translating into MKLIIVSGRSGSGKSTALHVLEDLGFYCIDNLPIGLLFPLTEEASQASPRKLRNIAVSIDARNLAGEIANFESMHERLQNAKLKVEIIFLDATDQALLQRFHATRRKHPLSDDRTSLREAITGEKRLLEPLARLADLYIDTTELSMYELRDMVKQRIVGRREQELALLFQSFGFKHGVPVDSDYVFDVRCLPNPYWDPNLRRFTGVDPEVKAFLEQQPATQHMLDDIKRFLESWLPAFRESNRSYMTISIGCTGGQHRSVYMCEQLGSYFESHYSNVQVRHTELPHLQTKPAQDAT; encoded by the coding sequence ATGAAACTGATCATCGTTAGCGGTCGCTCAGGCTCCGGAAAGAGCACGGCCCTCCACGTGCTGGAAGACCTGGGTTTCTACTGCATCGACAACCTGCCCATTGGCCTGCTGTTCCCGCTAACCGAGGAAGCCAGCCAGGCCTCGCCACGCAAGTTGCGCAATATTGCGGTGAGCATCGATGCCCGCAACCTGGCAGGCGAGATTGCCAACTTCGAATCCATGCACGAACGTCTGCAGAACGCCAAGCTCAAGGTTGAGATCATCTTCCTCGACGCGACTGACCAGGCGTTGTTACAACGTTTCCATGCAACCCGACGTAAACACCCGCTGAGCGATGATCGTACGTCGCTACGTGAAGCGATCACCGGCGAGAAACGTTTATTGGAGCCCCTGGCCCGCCTCGCCGACCTCTACATCGACACCACCGAACTCTCGATGTACGAGCTGCGAGACATGGTCAAGCAGCGGATTGTCGGCCGAAGGGAACAGGAACTGGCGCTGCTGTTCCAATCCTTCGGCTTCAAGCACGGCGTGCCAGTAGATTCGGATTATGTATTCGATGTGCGCTGCCTCCCCAACCCCTACTGGGACCCCAACCTGCGCAGGTTCACCGGCGTGGATCCCGAGGTCAAGGCATTCCTTGAGCAGCAGCCGGCGACACAGCATATGCTGGATGATATCAAGCGCTTCCTCGAATCCTGGCTACCCGCTTTCCGCGAAAGCAACCGCAGCTACATGACCATCTCGATCGGCTGCACCGGCGGCCAGCATCGCTCGGTCTATATGTGCGAACAGCTCGGCAGTTACTTCGAAAGTCACTACAGCAATGTCCAGGTTCGTCACACCGAGCTTCCTCACCTGCAAACCAAGCCCGCTCAGGACGCCACATGA
- the ptsN gene encoding PTS IIA-like nitrogen regulatory protein PtsN, with protein MTETPLTIQSILVPELTLCGVSGTSKKRILELIAEHIARRYPELEETQIFNNLVSRERLGSTGIGQGIAIPHCRLEGCTQVIGALLTLEEGVAFDAIDNQPVDLLFVLIVPKEATSEHLELLSQLAEKFNERAFCERLRRCENATQLYEAMTQSD; from the coding sequence ATGACGGAAACACCTTTAACCATCCAGTCCATCCTGGTACCCGAGCTCACCCTTTGCGGTGTCTCGGGCACCAGCAAGAAGCGCATCCTGGAGCTGATCGCCGAGCACATTGCTCGGCGCTACCCAGAGCTCGAGGAAACCCAGATCTTCAACAACCTGGTTTCCCGCGAGCGCTTGGGCAGCACCGGTATTGGCCAAGGCATCGCTATCCCTCACTGTCGCCTCGAAGGCTGCACCCAGGTCATTGGCGCCCTGTTGACGCTTGAGGAAGGCGTTGCCTTCGACGCTATCGACAACCAACCGGTTGATCTGCTCTTCGTGCTGATCGTACCCAAGGAGGCGACGAGCGAGCACCTTGAGCTGCTCAGTCAGCTGGCCGAGAAATTCAATGAACGCGCTTTCTGCGAGCGATTGCGTCGGTGCGAGAACGCGACCCAGCTCTATGAGGCCATGACGCAGTCGGACTAA
- the hpf gene encoding ribosome hibernation-promoting factor, HPF/YfiA family, whose protein sequence is MQLNMSGHHVELTPSLKDYVSEKFEKLERHFDHISNCQVTLSVVKLRHTAEATLHVVGGEVHAKAQDEDMYAAIDSLVDKLDRQILKHKEKTVDRMHGAASR, encoded by the coding sequence ATGCAACTCAATATGTCAGGTCACCATGTCGAATTGACTCCCTCCCTGAAGGACTATGTGTCAGAAAAGTTCGAGAAACTCGAACGCCATTTCGACCATATCAGTAACTGTCAGGTGACCCTGTCCGTGGTGAAGCTCCGCCATACCGCCGAAGCCACCCTCCACGTCGTCGGCGGCGAGGTTCACGCAAAGGCTCAAGACGAAGATATGTATGCAGCGATTGATTCGCTTGTAGACAAGCTTGATCGGCAGATCCTGAAGCACAAGGAGAAGACGGTCGATCGAATGCACGGCGCGGCCAGTCGCTAG
- a CDS encoding RNA polymerase factor sigma-54: MKASLQLKLGQQLTMTPQLQQAIRLLQLSTLDLQQEIQQALESNPMLENSEEEEGSDNSTDSESNADGTEVKDQDDTRSQQEDGNWDESGDDQDWSADNEQDIPDDLPVDTAWDDIYQSAPASASRGDDEDDTDFESRNSPTETLQDHLLWQLNLTPMSDRDRAIAHALLDSVDTRGYLVTSLEDIHTGLLDETDEDPLEMDEVEAVLRRLQHFDPPGVFARDLQECLLIQLNQFPAETPWLPQARLVVSHYINLLGNRDYAQLLRRSRLTEEQLKAVLALIQTLDPRPGDILDQAEPDYVVPDVVVSKSKGRWRVELNPEIAPRIRVNAGYAALIRRADNSAENTYLRDQLQEAKWFIKSLQSRNETLLKVATRIVEHQQGFLDHGEEAMKPLILSDIAQAVSMHESTISRVTTQKYMHTPRGIFELKYFFSSHVSTNEGGECSSTAIRAMIKKLVAAETPKKPLSDSKIAALLGDQGINVARRTVAKYREAMHIPPSNERKRLV, from the coding sequence ATGAAAGCTTCGCTCCAGCTTAAGCTGGGTCAGCAGCTCACCATGACACCACAATTGCAGCAGGCCATTCGCCTCCTGCAGCTGTCGACGCTGGATCTACAACAGGAGATCCAGCAGGCTCTTGAATCCAACCCCATGCTCGAGAACTCCGAGGAAGAAGAAGGCTCGGACAACTCGACTGATTCCGAGAGCAACGCCGACGGCACCGAAGTAAAGGATCAGGACGACACCCGTTCGCAACAGGAAGACGGTAACTGGGACGAATCCGGCGACGATCAGGACTGGTCAGCCGACAATGAGCAGGACATCCCGGACGATCTGCCGGTCGATACCGCCTGGGACGATATCTACCAGTCTGCACCAGCGTCAGCGTCCCGCGGTGACGACGAAGACGACACTGACTTCGAGTCGCGTAATTCCCCGACGGAAACCCTGCAGGACCACCTACTCTGGCAATTGAACCTGACACCCATGAGCGATCGCGATCGGGCAATTGCGCATGCATTGCTGGATTCCGTCGATACGCGCGGTTATCTGGTCACCAGTCTTGAGGACATCCACACCGGCCTGCTGGACGAGACCGACGAGGACCCGCTGGAAATGGACGAGGTTGAAGCGGTGCTACGCCGACTGCAGCACTTCGACCCGCCCGGCGTTTTTGCCCGGGACCTGCAGGAATGCCTGCTGATCCAGCTCAACCAGTTCCCAGCAGAAACGCCCTGGCTGCCCCAGGCCCGCCTGGTAGTAAGTCATTACATCAACTTGCTGGGCAACCGCGATTACGCCCAACTCCTGCGTCGCAGCCGGTTGACCGAAGAACAGCTGAAGGCGGTTCTGGCGCTGATTCAGACCCTGGATCCGCGTCCGGGCGACATCCTCGACCAAGCCGAGCCCGACTATGTGGTCCCGGACGTGGTCGTCAGCAAATCCAAGGGGCGTTGGCGCGTCGAACTGAATCCGGAAATTGCGCCCCGTATTCGGGTTAACGCCGGCTATGCGGCGCTGATCCGCCGGGCAGACAACAGTGCAGAGAACACCTACCTGCGCGACCAGCTTCAGGAAGCCAAGTGGTTCATCAAGAGTCTGCAGAGCCGCAACGAAACCCTGCTAAAGGTAGCGACCCGTATCGTCGAGCATCAGCAGGGCTTCCTGGATCACGGCGAGGAAGCAATGAAGCCGCTGATCCTGTCGGATATAGCCCAGGCGGTGAGCATGCACGAATCGACGATATCCCGGGTAACGACCCAGAAGTACATGCACACACCACGGGGCATTTTCGAGCTCAAATATTTCTTCTCGAGTCATGTCAGTACCAACGAAGGCGGGGAGTGTTCGTCCACTGCAATCCGTGCCATGATCAAGAAACTGGTAGCGGCAGAAACACCAAAGAAGCCGCTTAGCGACAGCAAGATTGCCGCTTTGCTCGGCGATCAGGGCATCAACGTCGCCCGAAGGACGGTAGCGAAGTATCGCGAAGCGATGCACATTCCACCGTCCAACGAACGCAAACGACTGGTATGA